The Tissierellales bacterium sequence CTTGTCTAAAAATAATAATAATATAGCTGTTAGAGCCAAATCACCATCTAATGGACGACCTCTTTGCTTAAAAGGAAGGCTAACTACTGAGTTATTGTATCTAGATGAACCAGAAGTTCCTTATAAAAAAGATGAGAATGGATTTTATGAAGCTACTTGGAAAGAAGCCTTAGGCTTAGATGATATTATTGCTAAGATAGAAGAAATAGATACTAGAAAAAAGTAAGGTAGGAGCTGGGTAAAATTGATTGAAATAATAGTAAATAGGAAAAAGCATAAGGTGAAAAAAGGGACAACGATACTAAATGCTTGTAAAAATATAGGCATAGAGATTCCAACTCTATGCCATGATGATAGGTTAAAGTCTGAAGGAGCTTGTAGATTATGTCTTGTAGAGGTAGAAGGTTGGAATAAGTTGGTGACTGCCTGTTCGACAAAAATAGAAGATAATATATCTATAAATACCCATAGTGAAAAAGTCATAGGGGCTAGGAAAGATTTATTAGATTTATTAGTTTCCAATCATCCCTTAGAATGTCTTAATTGTGAAAAATCTGGGAATTGTAAGCTGCAGGATTATGCCTACGAATATGGAATAGAAGAAGGAAGCTATATAGGGGAAAAAAGGAATGCCCCAATAGATAATTCTAACCATTTCTATACCTATGATCCTAATAAGTGTATACTTTGTGGTAAATGTGTTAAGGTTTGTTCAGAACTACAAGGGACTAATGCAATAGGTTTAGAAAATAGGGGATTTGACACAAAGGTAGTTGCTCCTTTTGATAAAGGCTTAGCAAAATCTGAATGTGTTTCTTGTGGGAATTGTGTGGCTGTTTGTCCAGTAGGTGCACTAATGCCTAAGACAAAAGAAAAGTTTAGATACTGGGAAACAAAAAAAGTAACTACTACATGTTCCTATTGTGGTGTAGGATGTCAAATGGATTTGCTAATAAAGGACAATAAGGTAGTAGGAGTAGAGCCAGCGAATGGAGCAGCGAATAGAGAACTTTTATGTGTAAAAGGAAGATTTGGTTATAAGTTTATAGATCATCCCGACAGATTGAAGAGACCTCTTATAAAAAGGGATGGAAAGTTTCATGAGGCTACATGGGAAGAAGCTTATAAAGTTATTGTAGATAATATAAATAAAACTAAGAAAGAATATGGTTCTGAAGCTTTTGCAGGGTTAACTTCTGCAAGATGTACCAATGAAGAAAATTATCTTTTTCAAAAGCTATTTAGAGCAGTAATAGGAACTAATAATGTGGATCATTGTGCTAGGCTCTGACATTCATCAACAGTTGCAGGGCTTGCAACAACATTAGGTAGTGGTGCTATGACCAATAGTATAGAAGAAATACTAGATACAGATGCTATGTTTGTTATAGGTTCTAATACAACAGAAAATCATCCTGTAATAGGCACATATATGAAAAGGGCAAAGAAAAAAGGAGCAAAATTAATAGTAGCGGATCCAAGAAGGATTGAATTAGTAGAATATGCAGATGTATTTTTACAAATAGAACCGGGAACTAATATAGCTTTATTAAATGGTATGATGAATGTAATTATTGAAAAGGGTTTGCTTGATAAGGATTATA is a genomic window containing:
- a CDS encoding Fe-S-binding domain-containing protein; the protein is LSKNNNNIAVRAKSPSNGRPLCLKGRLTTELLYLDEPEVPYKKDENGFYEATWKEALGLDDIIAKIEEIDTRKK
- the fdhF gene encoding formate dehydrogenase subunit alpha gives rise to the protein MIEIIVNRKKHKVKKGTTILNACKNIGIEIPTLCHDDRLKSEGACRLCLVEVEGWNKLVTACSTKIEDNISINTHSEKVIGARKDLLDLLVSNHPLECLNCEKSGNCKLQDYAYEYGIEEGSYIGEKRNAPIDNSNHFYTYDPNKCILCGKCVKVCSELQGTNAIGLENRGFDTKVVAPFDKGLAKSECVSCGNCVAVCPVGALMPKTKEKFRYWETKKVTTTCSYCGVGCQMDLLIKDNKVVGVEPANGAANRELLCVKGRFGYKFIDHPDRLKRPLIKRDGKFHEATWEEAYKVIVDNINKTKKEYGSEAFAGLTSARCTNEENYLFQKLFRAVIGTNNVDHCARLUHSSTVAGLATTLGSGAMTNSIEEILDTDAMFVIGSNTTENHPVIGTYMKRAKKKGAKLIVADPRRIELVEYADVFLQIEPGTNIALLNGMMNVIIEKGLLDKDYIDERTENFEELVETVREYTPEKVAKICGVDRKDIVKAATIYAEADKAGIFYAMGITQHTTGTNSVMSISNLALLCGNVGIESAGINPLRGQNNVQGACDMGGLPADLPGYQKVFKPEVVEAFEDEWKVNLSTNVGLTIPEIIDEAEEGNIKVIYIMGENPMVSDPDINHVRKALNNLDFLVVQDIFLTETAEMADVVLPAASFAEKDGTFTNTERRVQRVRKGIEPIGDSKPDWLIIMEIMNKLGYYKKYYHPSEIMDEIGAVTPQYAGIDYERLEGDGLQWPCPSKEHLGTKYLHKTAISRGKGLFMPIAHVGSAEKTDSEYPYIFTTGRNLYHYHTRTMTGRVEGLNKMSPHSYVEMNEVTANKLGIVDGEEIKLSSRRGEVTTLVKITDIIDENVLFMPFHFAKGAANYLTNTKLDPIAKIPELKVAAVKIEKLGS